A stretch of [Clostridium] scindens DNA encodes these proteins:
- a CDS encoding DUF3343 domain-containing protein → MRKKELKLVVTFHTTADAMAMEKACKEQNAPGRIIPVPRAISAGCGLSWCADLSDKERIAEVMQSVGIQEEEMHECMV, encoded by the coding sequence ATGAGAAAAAAAGAATTAAAACTGGTAGTGACATTCCATACCACGGCAGATGCCATGGCAATGGAGAAGGCATGCAAGGAACAGAATGCGCCGGGAAGGATTATCCCGGTTCCAAGAGCCATTTCGGCTGGCTGCGGCCTTTCCTGGTGCGCGGATCTCTCGGATAAGGAGCGGATTGCCGAGGTAATGCAGTCTGTCGGTATCCAGGAAGAAGAAATGCACGAATGCATGGTTTAG
- the yedE gene encoding YedE family putative selenium transporter yields MNLSDSKKKLALAGVVCGLVAACLAFLGNPANMAFCIACFIRDTAGALGMHQAEAVQYARPEIIGLVLGAFLISVATKEYRSTAGSSPMTRFVLGMIIMIGALVFLGCPLRMVIRMSAGDLNAWVALIGFVLGVATGVFALKKGFSLGRAYVTNKESGAVISVIVVGILILALCTTLLKSSTAGPGSVHAPIIAALIGGLVFGAFAQKSRMCFAGSIRDIILMKNFDLFSVIAGLFVVMLIFNVATGRFVLGFDTPGVIAHSEHIWNILGMYAVGFAAVLAGGCPLRQLILAGQGSSDSAVTVAGMFVGAALCHNLGLAASGTALNPETQEVVAGAVPMNGKIACIICIVLCFVIAFTNKRKEAK; encoded by the coding sequence ATGAATTTATCAGACTCGAAGAAGAAGCTGGCATTGGCCGGCGTAGTATGCGGACTTGTAGCGGCATGTCTTGCGTTTTTAGGAAATCCGGCAAACATGGCATTTTGTATCGCCTGCTTTATCAGAGACACGGCGGGCGCGCTGGGAATGCATCAGGCAGAGGCCGTACAGTATGCCAGGCCGGAAATTATAGGCCTGGTTCTGGGGGCATTTCTGATATCAGTAGCGACTAAGGAATATCGATCAACGGCGGGGTCTTCCCCAATGACCAGATTCGTGCTGGGGATGATCATAATGATAGGCGCCTTGGTATTCCTGGGCTGTCCTTTGCGTATGGTAATCCGCATGTCAGCGGGCGATCTGAATGCCTGGGTGGCATTGATCGGATTCGTGCTTGGAGTCGCGACGGGGGTATTTGCGCTTAAGAAAGGATTTAGTCTTGGGCGTGCTTATGTGACCAACAAAGAGAGCGGAGCAGTCATATCCGTGATCGTAGTCGGCATTCTGATTCTGGCATTATGCACCACGCTTCTGAAATCCAGCACGGCAGGGCCAGGAAGCGTCCATGCACCGATTATAGCAGCATTGATAGGCGGCCTGGTGTTTGGAGCATTCGCGCAGAAATCCAGGATGTGCTTTGCGGGCAGCATTCGTGATATTATCTTGATGAAGAACTTTGACCTGTTCAGTGTGATTGCCGGATTATTTGTTGTCATGCTGATATTTAATGTGGCAACAGGACGCTTTGTATTGGGATTTGATACCCCGGGTGTTATAGCGCACTCAGAGCATATTTGGAATATTCTTGGAATGTATGCGGTGGGATTTGCTGCTGTTCTGGCAGGCGGCTGCCCTCTGCGCCAGCTGATCCTTGCAGGACAAGGCTCTTCTGATTCGGCAGTTACGGTTGCCGGTATGTTTGTAGGCGCGGCACTGTGCCATAACCTGGGGCTTGCGGCCAGCGGAACCGCTTTAAATCCTGAGACGCAGGAAGTGGTTGCCGGAGCGGTGCCAATGAACGGCAAGATCGCATGCATCATCTGCATCGTATTGTGCTTTGTGATCGCGTTCACGAATAAGCGAAAAGAAGCAAAATAG
- a CDS encoding sulfurtransferase TusA family protein: protein MKEVDARGLSCPEPLMLTAEALKGASEPVKILVTEPHQKMNVEKYAKDHGKKATSGEKDGYFEVVIE from the coding sequence ATGAAAGAAGTAGACGCAAGAGGCCTTTCTTGCCCGGAGCCTTTAATGCTTACAGCGGAAGCCTTGAAAGGGGCGTCTGAGCCTGTAAAAATATTGGTAACTGAACCGCATCAGAAAATGAATGTGGAAAAGTATGCAAAGGACCATGGGAAAAAGGCTACATCCGGGGAAAAAGACGGATACTTTGAAGTGGTGATTGAATAA
- a CDS encoding TetR/AcrR family transcriptional regulator: MPRKRQSTKSRIVKAAWNLFYKNGYDHTTVEDIIAASKTSKGTFYHYFKGKEALLNSLSYLFDEKYEELAAVIDPNLSSYDKLLFLNHELFYMIETSVDIRLLAFLYSSQLITKDKKSLSDSKRFYFKWVTEILSEGLERGEFKNTSSAEELMNIYAMYERAMLYDWSLFKGKYSLSEYSDKLLPHVLDTFVEGV, encoded by the coding sequence ATGCCACGTAAACGCCAATCCACCAAAAGCCGCATTGTCAAAGCGGCATGGAATCTGTTCTATAAGAACGGATACGACCACACCACAGTAGAAGACATTATCGCAGCGTCCAAGACATCAAAGGGCACCTTCTATCATTACTTCAAGGGCAAAGAAGCTCTTTTGAATTCTTTATCTTATCTGTTTGATGAGAAGTACGAAGAACTAGCCGCAGTCATTGACCCAAATCTGTCATCTTATGACAAGCTTCTGTTTTTGAATCATGAACTGTTCTATATGATTGAAACCAGCGTAGATATCAGGCTGCTCGCATTTCTCTATTCATCCCAGCTGATCACGAAGGACAAGAAGTCTCTATCCGACAGCAAGCGCTTTTATTTCAAGTGGGTGACGGAGATTCTTTCGGAAGGCCTTGAGCGGGGAGAATTCAAGAATACCAGTTCTGCCGAGGAACTGATGAACATCTATGCCATGTATGAACGGGCCATGCTATACGACTGGTCGCTCTTTAAGGGCAAATATTCTTTATCGGAATACAGCGACAAGCTGCTTCCTCATGTACTGGATACCTTTGTTGAAGGAGTATAG
- a CDS encoding proline racemase family protein has product MELKANVNFERFEAALQVVDAHTVGEFCRVVIGGFPEPEGSTMIEKKKWMEKNYDQVRTALMFEPRGHHDMFGAFLCKPVNPEADFGVMFMDTGGYLNMCGHCTIGAVTVAIEAGLVESKEGVNQVVLEAPAGLIRTEAVVKDGKVEHVTLTNVPAFVYKENLSVTIDGQEIPFTISFGGSFFALVDTTKIGITEISPKTVPDITKLGMKLLDVINKEIPVKHPLLDIDTVDLVEFYGPTPNPDKATMRNVVIFGDAMADRSPCGTGTSAKLATLHHWGEIGVGEEFIYESFIGTRFKGVIKETTKVADYDAVIPMITGSCYLTGVATYLIDPTDPLKYGFQVG; this is encoded by the coding sequence ATGGAGTTAAAAGCAAATGTTAACTTCGAACGGTTTGAAGCAGCATTACAGGTAGTAGACGCTCACACCGTTGGAGAATTCTGCCGTGTAGTAATCGGCGGATTCCCGGAGCCAGAAGGCAGCACAATGATTGAAAAGAAAAAATGGATGGAGAAGAACTATGACCAGGTACGTACAGCATTGATGTTCGAGCCAAGAGGACATCATGATATGTTTGGGGCATTCCTGTGCAAGCCAGTCAATCCAGAAGCAGACTTTGGTGTAATGTTCATGGATACAGGCGGATACCTGAACATGTGCGGACACTGCACGATCGGCGCTGTAACAGTTGCAATCGAGGCAGGTCTTGTTGAATCTAAGGAAGGCGTAAACCAGGTTGTACTGGAAGCACCGGCCGGACTCATCCGTACAGAAGCAGTTGTAAAAGACGGCAAAGTTGAGCACGTTACATTGACTAACGTACCAGCATTCGTTTACAAAGAGAACCTCTCCGTTACGATCGACGGCCAGGAGATCCCATTTACCATCTCCTTCGGAGGAAGCTTCTTCGCATTAGTTGATACTACAAAGATCGGTATCACAGAGATTAGCCCGAAGACAGTTCCGGACATCACCAAGTTAGGAATGAAGCTGTTAGACGTTATCAACAAAGAGATTCCGGTTAAGCATCCTCTTCTTGACATTGATACGGTTGACTTAGTTGAGTTCTACGGACCAACACCGAATCCGGACAAGGCAACTATGAGAAACGTAGTAATCTTCGGAGATGCTATGGCTGACCGTTCTCCATGCGGAACTGGTACTAGCGCTAAGCTTGCTACTCTTCATCACTGGGGAGAGATCGGCGTAGGCGAGGAATTCATCTATGAGAGTTTCATCGGAACCAGATTCAAGGGCGTAATCAAAGAGACAACGAAAGTTGCTGACTACGACGCAGTTATTCCTATGATCACAGGCAGCTGCTACCTGACCGGTGTTGCTACATACTTGATCGATCCTACGGATCCATTGAAATATGGCTTCCAGGTAGGCTAG